A portion of the Eubacterium maltosivorans genome contains these proteins:
- a CDS encoding tRNA1(Val) (adenine(37)-N6)-methyltransferase, which translates to MDNFIKENERLEDLGIKGLKIIQNPDYFCFGIDAVLLSWFASSAVHRKTRVIDLGTGTGIIPLLLYGRTGAQKIQALEIQENMVEMAGRSVACNGLEEKIEIIHGDIKNPGEQVRPTSYDVVVSNPPYMKVGHGLKNPMETKAIARHEILCGIEDVVIFAKRMLKDRGKLFLIHRADRLADIMSVMREHRVEPKRLQFIHPYLDKPANLVLVEGMKAGKPYLITEAPIVVYEKDGRYTQTINDIYGTPEPYDRIIENKTAPEQ; encoded by the coding sequence GTGGATAACTTTATAAAAGAGAACGAGCGTTTAGAAGATTTAGGAATTAAGGGACTTAAGATCATTCAAAACCCGGATTATTTCTGCTTCGGCATTGATGCAGTGCTGTTGTCCTGGTTTGCTTCGAGCGCGGTGCACAGAAAGACCCGGGTGATTGATCTGGGGACAGGAACTGGGATTATTCCGCTGCTTTTGTACGGAAGAACAGGCGCCCAGAAAATTCAGGCTCTTGAAATTCAGGAGAATATGGTGGAGATGGCCGGACGCAGTGTAGCATGCAATGGATTGGAAGAAAAAATTGAGATTATCCATGGTGATATCAAGAACCCTGGCGAGCAGGTGAGGCCCACCAGCTATGACGTGGTGGTCAGCAACCCGCCTTATATGAAAGTGGGGCACGGGCTTAAAAATCCTATGGAGACCAAGGCCATTGCACGCCACGAAATTCTGTGTGGTATTGAGGATGTGGTGATTTTTGCCAAACGGATGCTGAAGGACCGCGGTAAGCTGTTCTTAATCCACCGTGCGGACCGTCTGGCGGATATTATGAGTGTGATGCGGGAGCACAGGGTAGAGCCCAAGCGCCTGCAGTTTATCCATCCCTATTTGGATAAGCCGGCCAATCTGGTTTTGGTGGAGGGGATGAAAGCTGGAAAACCTTATTTAATCACGGAGGCACCCATTGTGGTCTACGAAAAGGATGGCCGGTACACACAGACAATCAATGATATCTAT